One Hevea brasiliensis isolate MT/VB/25A 57/8 chromosome 5, ASM3005281v1, whole genome shotgun sequence genomic region harbors:
- the LOC110670508 gene encoding germin-like protein subfamily 1 member 13, which produces MKAFHFLLLLALAFSFVSAFDPSPLQDFCVAIPEPKNAVFVNGKFCKNPNLTVAGDFSFSGLNIPGNTANRVGSNVTLVNVDVLPGLNTLGISLARLDYAPNGGLNPPHIHPCGTEILVVVEGTLHVGFVTSNPNRFISKVLYPGDVFVFPIGLIHFQFNIAKTKAVAFAGLSSQNPGVITIADAIFGPDPPINPDVLAKAFQLDKDVVEKLQKLFENA; this is translated from the exons ATGAAGGCCTTTCATTTCCTTCTCTTGTTGGCTTTGGCTTTCTCTTTTGTCTCTGCCTTCGATCCTAGCCCTCTCCAGGACTTTTGTGTTGCAATACCTGAACCTAAGAATGCTG TGTTTGTTAATGGGAAGTTCTGCAAGAACCCAAACCTTACCGTAGCTGGAGATTTCTCCTTTTCGGGACTCAATATTCCTGGAAATACAGCAAATCGAGTTGGATCGAATGTCACCCTCGTGAATGTTGATGTGCTACCAGGACTCAACACTCTTGGTATTTCTCTCGCTCGGTTAGACTATGCACCCAATGGTGGCTTAAACCCTCCCCACATTCACCCTTGTGGCACAGAGATCCTTGTGGTTGTGGAAGGCACCCTTCATGTTGGCTTTGTGACATCCAACCCTAATCGGTTTATCTCCAAAGTCTTATACCCTGGAGATGTTTTTgtatttccaattggtctcattcaCTTCCAGTTTAATATTGCAAAGACGAAAGCGGTTGCCTTTGCTGGACTAAGCAGCCAAAACCCAGGTGTTATCACTATAGCAGATGCAATCTTTGGGCCTGATCCACCCATTAATCCTGATGTTCTTGCTAAGGCCTTCCAACTGGACAAGGATGTCgtggaaaaacttcagaaactgtTTGAGAATGCATAA